TCATGACACGTTGCTTCTTACATCTTCTTCTGATTTATTTGTTGCTCTCTTCATACCTTTAGAAATaggtttaaataaaagtgtgtaCTTCCACCATctttaagtattttttaataatctAATTTATAATGTATTTCTTCAGTATTTTCCTCTGCTAATTTAATCTTTCTGTATACTTTACGGTGCCAGATCTGAGCTGGCCCCAGCAGGCTGGTGGTTCaatttatttacatacatacagtacaaattgAAAACAATTTCTCTTGTTTGTCTTATTAAAGTCCCACTAATCTACTGAGGACATAGTCTCAGAGTCCTTGGTAGCTACATCCCTGCTCATATACAGTTAACTGTAAACAACCCCTGAGCAGAAATTAAAGTGTTTACAGTATAATCAGAAATTGTGATTATGGCTCGGGATCAAACGCTGGAGAAAGTTGCCATGAAGAAGTTGGACTGAGTCTTAGTACTGTTTAttcattcttcttttaaataataatttgttacTCAGGAAAATTTATGTCATGGCTGCTGTATGTGAAGACACAAAGGAACTGAGCCATGTGGCTTGTTTTGTTACAGAAAAGGAATCATACCGTTTAAAAAACGAACTACATTTAGGTACaaattttaatatatttcataggtatttaaattattaatgtctATTTTAGTTACTGCTATTACATGTCATGAACTTGCTCTATTGCTAACATCCACCCTCATTTATCTTTGTGCTGTGCATTTCTAATCTAGAATATTGAATAGGTTGTTCTTCAAAATCACTGTTGCTAATAAAAGCCAAATAATTAAGCAGGAATTTAGCTGCAAACTTTCAGCTGGAGttataaaatctttaaaacGGGCAGATGTAGGATTTTAAAGCCTTAGTTCACCCAAAGGCAAAAAGAAATCAAGCTGTCATCAAACAGTTCGAGCTGCTGGCGCTGAGACAGCAGCTGTCTGGGCCATCTCTGAAATGACCAGCTCCATTCAAAGGCCATTTGAGGCCTGATATACCAACTGTGAAAATAAGCATGCACACACCCAGGCTCCATCAGGGGAATAGGATCATCAGTGTGCCggggccacacacacactgggctgACCACCACCCACTGCTGCCTGCCTGCGACAACATCAGTAAAAACCAGGGGAAAAGCAGGACAACTGCTCCTGTCAGCCTCCGTCCACACATGGCCAGTAAACCAGAGCAGGTGTCTGTACAGATCTAACACGGTGTGGTTGAATCAACACTCCTATTATCTGCTCGACGCTGTGATTCAAAATCAACTCCCGTGTACGATTTATCTTCATATCCAAGTactgcagagacaggaagtgatgagACTGATGTGGTTCAGGGACAAGAGTCGTACTGGCTGTTCTCGAAGCCACAGGCGGctctccacaacatcagagaTCATTAGTGTTCATACATTAGGCTTTATTCATAATTTTATCTATAAatggcagaaaagaaaagggaattTAAACACTTTAAGATCCCAGAAAAGAAGTTGAGTTAAAAGCTTTATATTTCTTTATCATGTTAAAAACTCACAAATATGAAATTTACTACTACAAATGAgcaggaaaagtaaaaatattccCACTGGAGAAACTgggaactgttttttttctacttagACAAGATCCCCGATCACTCTAAACATGCTCTAAACATCTTAAAGTGGCTCCAGTTACTTCCCTCAACTCAAGAACAAaaccttttcctctttccttccttaCTTCTAGTGGCACTCGAGTAATGGAGATAGTTTTACTCTGACTTTTCTTTGCCCACGTGTTGATCTTTCTGCTTTCATCCCAAGACGATGCAAGTGAATTAAATTGGATTTGTGGTGCTGTGAATATTACATTTGACTTTCCAGACACTGTATCCTGGTGAAACTAGACGAGAACCATTTTCTGCAGAACATAGAAACCGGTGAACAcaggatacacacacaccagtcacCCTAAACAGATGTTAATTCTGTTTATGCTTTAATACACTGATGTTTGCATGAGAGCTGAAACAATTACATCTATTTTTTTGTAACACGGCCAAACTGTTTCCCTCAATCAGTTGAACTTGTTAGTTCCAGTCCAACACCGTTTTCTTCTACCAACAAACCAAGCACAGCGAAACTAACAATGCAAATTATGTTTTGATCCTGCTGTTTTGGTGAAATGAGCCTTTAATCATTGAGCAATATGAAATGAGTGAAACTGATTTAAATGGCTGATGTTTTAGTTATTGAAGAACTGATCAGCTGGTGATCATCTGCAACAGGCTGCAGGTTTGTCTGCTTTATATCAATGTTCATTTAATATACTGTGGCTTTGAGCTTGTTAATCGAGTGTTTGATAAGGTTTAATTTGAGTTTTACTTTGAGTTTAACTATTAATATTGTTGTTGAATGTACTAAGTCCGATTCATCATGATACTCCTGCAGGCCCAAACATCAACAAACCTCCCCAACCTCGTTACCAGCCTCCTCACCTGTGAAACCCCTGTAACGCGGTGGTTTTTAATCTGTATAACTTTTCAGATCACTCTCGTttcatgatttaaataaagaactCGTCCCTGCAGCAGATGTGTGCAGGGCTCAGTGAAGCAGATGTAACCAGGCCTGATCCCCATCCAGCAACATTTTACTGCCTCTCTCCCTGAATTTAAACGTGTGACCGCGCAACAACGTAAAAGCTTTTGGACACATTTTAGCACCGAGCCGCGCGTCTGCACCGTGGATCAGGAGTCAAGCTGCATCAATAATTCAACAATATTCCACATGCACAAAGAGCTACCAGGAGGCTAACTTACTGCGAGGAACCGGGAGCGTTTTGGACCAATATGAAGAGTTAGTGCGACctacaaaatgaaaaaggaggCTGTTGTGGAGAGGCAGGACAATGGGAGACTCCCAGGCCCCACTGGTCGCGTCCTGATGCCAAATTATCCAAATGTTGGTTCCCTTTCTTCCCCCTTTCCTTCCTCCAATCGTACAGTAAATGAATGGGCGCACTCGGATTCCCACCAGTCCTCCACCACGGGGAGAATTCAAAATCCTCGGCCTACAATCAACCAGGACGCGCGTACTCCTTCCCGGCGCATCAGCCTTTTTTATCCTCTAGTATCATTTAGACAAACACTGATCCTCCTCCCACGTTTATAGTCGGTCCACAGAGCTACGTGGCCTCAGTGAGAACAACAATGGGGCCGATGAGGGTCCTAAACTTCCCTGCGGTTTCACAAAAAACAGGCGACCATCGCGTCCTCTCGACTATTGTTTGGTAAAACCGGAGATCTCCGGCGCCCCGAATCCTCCCTTCCCTCTCCACAGCGCACACGCACCCACAaccagcggcagcagcagcatttcaaGACATTTTCCATAGAAAAAATACTACTTACTTATTCCAGATTGTCCATTCAGGTATTTTTCACTTTCCACTTTCTTTCCACTCAGCCGTAGCACCGTGCGCCCCGCCTCCGCTCCAGTTTGGCCCCTCCTCTGTTTCCCCCTGGGGGGGCAAGGCCTGTGAAACCGTGTGGTTCAGCCGCAACAGATTTAGTGCCACAGTGTgatgttcctgtgtttgtgcactcaGTGAAAAGGAGTGGACAGTTTCATGTCACAAAGTGAGTGGTTCCCCAGACGCAGTTTACGGAGCTGCTGCTTGAACAGAATCACCCAAAAACCATCATGATCAGGTTTTAAGTACAGCCTGACCTTTATGGAGCtataaagaaagagaaagtttATTTGTCTAGAGCAACAGCATGTAAAGACATTGTCATGTACAGcttagaaaaaaacactttctaataatgtaatatttaatattttattctcaCGTCATCAGGAAAATACTGGAAATAAGTCTGATCATGAGAATTTAAGATTTACATAATAAACTATGAGGATTAGACTGTAGTTTCTACTCAGAGATGACCTTACACTAGATCTCCTGAGGTTGTGTTACTTAACCAGATTTCGTGTATTGTAAATTATgatgattgatttatttatcatcaCTGAATTGAACCTTAACTTAAATTAGTGAGTTTTTGCCTCAGTCTCATCAGTGCTGCACCTCTCAGTCAGCTTCTTATTGGTTGATTCACTTAGTTCACCTGGGCAAGATCAGCACCTCTGTGGTGACAAAGAAAACAGCGgccatgttgtcttcactgttCGCACAGCTGGTCTGTAAAAAGGTTTAACTGACAGAATCGTTACTGTCCAAATGTAAATACCAGTCGCCGGTgtctcacaaaaacaaagagattcaGGATATCTAAAGAAAGTGTTcaagaataaagataaaaactgtttatttgcgATCCGATTGACAGTTGAGTGTACAAACAGGGCAGCAGGATTAAGCAAGTCTGGTCTTGAGCAGACTAACAGAATAAACTTCCATGGTAATTTGTTCCACTGCTTTCATCAAACAGACTCACACATAGGTTCAGCCGGGAATAGCTGAAAGGTGAGGTTTGTCTGTTAATGTCTCATTCTAACGATGAtttttgatgtattttaaaaGGTGTGGACTTCAGGAAGACGAGACGGCGCCGCTGCTCTTGAAGGTCTCTGCCTCATTAAATAGAAATAGGTTTAATGGAGACTTTTTTATTATCTATCTCAACAGTGGGTATAGACGGACTGGCAGCCTGTCCGGGGTGTAGCCCGCCTCCAGCCCAATGccagctgggataggctccacACTCCCATCATCCTTGAAAAAGCTGCACACCCAGTAGCTAATTGCTTATTTAGAAGTAAGACGGTCAACTGAGATCCCATCttagcagctggatagtgtagagGTAAGTTTGCCGCCTTCCATGCGGGTtctggggtttgaatcccagctgtggcctacctcttGCGCTTACTCcgcctgcctttgtaccttatttgtaagttgctttggataaaagcatctgcttaATGTAAGTCTTGTGTTTATACTACCCCAGTTTGAGCTCATCATAAATGTTTCAACatcactgtgttttctattattgttCCAACATGCTATAAAAGAAAAGCTGGGAAAGGAGCCACGTTTATTTCATCGTCAGGGCATCATAACTCGTCATTCATTCGGCCAGTAAAGGAACACTcatcaaactaaattaaaacctATTGTTTGTTGTCACAGTTTTCACAAGTTATCACTCAAAAGAAAccttgtgggaaaaaaaagggtGAATCTAAACGAGTGCACAGAGTACCAGTGCATTTTCAGTGTCAAAACAAACGATTTTCTCACTGGAGTTGAAGATTTTGGCAGATGATCGATACAAAGCAACTCGAAACTACGTTTGGGAAATGATTCTTCTCCACACAAATATCACAATATGTGAAATTCCAGTGGGGCCACACAGGTAGCTACATAAAAGTGCAGTTACATGTTCACTGGggattaaattatataaatatttttaatcgACTTCCCAGGACCTGAAAGTTATAAAAAATACTTCACCACACATTTCCAAATTTTGAAAAACCttgaatttaaattttactATTGTTCACCGACTCAGAAAGTGGTTTCTTATCATTAGATGTGATTGATAAGTTAACTTCATGACAGAGAAGACAGCTACAGTATTGCACATACTCTGCaatcctcaaacacacacacacacacacacacacacacacacctaattgAGCGTAAACACCAAATCATACAGTTAAATGTTCACACACTTACATATTCACAatctctctctcgcacacactcacacacaccataaTGCTCACTGTTTAGTGCCTATCCCATGacacagtaaacaaaacaacaatctgACAATAAAAAGGGAACAAGCAAACAATAacctaaaacaaaagaaatataaacatcTTTTCCACTGGCAGCGCCCGCTGttgtctgtcagtgttttctgacCCAGATGAGTCCAGATCCATCAGGGCCaatccagtccagtccagtcgTCATGTCATGCCTCACCTGAGTGAGTCTATAAACACTGAGTCGTTGTCTAGAAGAACTGTGTACCTACTCATggtgtgttttaaagaaaagGGCCCTGTCCATGTGTGGTTGGGATAgaagtagtagtaatagtagttgttgtagtagtgGTTGTGGGCCTGCGTTTCCTCCGTGCGGGTCAATAGGTGGCGGTGGCGGGCTCCCTCCCCGAGCTGAAGAGTATTTCGGCCTTCGAGCTGAAGAAATATGTCAGCAGGAGGGACGTTAGCAGTATGCCAATACCCACACCCAGCGTCAACATCTgggggaggaagaagaagaattagCACCATGAAAAAATTACAAGGAAAATCCACACAGCCATTCAGCGGGTTTTCACTTCACCACCATTTCCCACCCCTAAAAAAATACCAAACGTTATTACActgatttttttaacattccAAGCAACCACTGCTTTTCATTCATGCTCTTTTACCCTGCAGCTAATTCTTTTTCAAACAGTTGCCTAATTACAGATTCAACAGATGTATGTCAACAGTAACACAGAACTGAAACCACAGAATTTAATGATtatgaaaatcttttctttgtatttcggtcagttaatgaaagaaaacaaaaaaacaaatctttcaaATTAACCAAAAATGTAACAGCCAGTCTAGACATTAACTGCCTCCAATCTTATGTCCACTGATTAAAAGCAGACAGTTTTTGAGTCTTGGTTGCGAGTATGTTGCTTTCATTGTGTCGCCAGCTTCAACAACTTTAACTGTTTACTGCTTCATTTACTAACTGTCCTAATAAAGCACACTGTGTGCCAGCATCTAACTTATTAATTAGTCTGTAATTTCCTTCAGAAACTGACACTGAGTCAGCCTCAAGCCTCACTTCGATTCATTTTCTGTGCACATgcacaactttaaaaaaatctgtgtcTGATGAGTGAGGTGTAGTTTACCTCCAGATCATGACTGGCCACCAAGAATATGCGTCCTGTGATGGGCTTCCACCTGGACTCTGTCCATGTTGAGTAATCTGTGGAGGTGTACTGGTGCAGGTCGAAGGCTGGGGACAGCGCTTTGGAGAGACGAACGGTGGAGCGGACGCAAAAACCCTGTCTCTCTGTACTGTTGGGAGGTGCTGCACCCTGAACCCAAAAGTAGTAGTACAACTGaggaagaaaacaggagaagatACGAGGTGGTGAAGGGGAAATGAATCTGTTACTTCCTTTTAAATGGAATCAATTACCAAATGTATGCTGACAATCATtacaaatttttatttcattcataataaaaacaacgTTCCCAAACTTTAACCTGTTTCCTTGGGAAAAGTCTTTGCCCCCTTGAGGCGCCAAGGGTtcggggttcagtgtcttgtacaGGGACATGTGAACTATGTTAATAATCTCGTGAAGATTTACTTGATCCAGGTGAAATTGTCAATAAATGATCAGTAAAATCCTTCGTCaaccaaaaacagaataataactGTTTTCTTGTGATTTTCTCAAATAAAGACTtgaaactttacatttttttaatcttggGTTTTAAACATATGAGATCGAGTCTTACATGTTTGCTGTCTTTGTCGTCCGGATCCATTCTCTGGTTCTTACAGTTGTCCTGGGTCGCGTTGACGGTGCTGCCGGTCAGGTTAGCTAGCAGGTGCTGGACAAGATAGGTCGGTTCGCTCTGCTGTACGGCCACACCAACATAGAGGTTTGCAGGCCTGTCAGCTGATAGACAGGAGGACAAAAGACGTTAACTTTAGTATCTGTATCTAAGAATAAATGAACAGTGACATTCCACATTCCCCCagaagcacaaaaagaaaacttatTCAAGATtattatttccattattttccACCACTTTCACAGGAAtccagtaaaaaataaataaaaaaagatgaagaaggtGTTATCCAAACGTACTCAGATGATTGGCGTAGTCTGAAGTCATTAGTTGCTGGATCCAGGAGTTATTGGACTGAACAAGGAAACTGTACAGCATTTGGGTCACctaagagagagaaaatgagatcAATTCAAAATTTGTcacagacaagaaaaagtaaaatgtcttgttaaatgtcttttaacagcacatttcaaatgactgatgtagaaagtaaaaatacatgaaaatgtataaataacttaaaaacaagcacaactCACAAAGCATTAAAAGTATCAGCATCAGTGTAACAGTGAATAAGACTGAAGAAGTGACAGTACAGTAACTGTAAGTAACTAATTCACAAgaatttaaaagtaattaaGAACGAACAACAAATGTtatcaatgaaaataaaacgGTTACTCCACAAATAAGAATCAGACAGTCTTACTATCTGAGGGTCAGCATTAATACTGCTCAGCTGGCTCTCGGCTCCTCCCGCCTGTGCATACAGAGCCCGTGCCACCATGGTCGCCACCTCAGTCAGAGCCTTAAAGATGCACAAAGACAATATTTAATTTGCCatcagtaaataaaattaatgtgaAAACTGCTTTACATTGGTAAAATGGGTTTTAATTGAGAAAAGGGTCTGAAACAACTGAGAGACTAAAAGTGAGGAGGATGTTAAAAGCAGGTGTGACTAAACAAAATGCCCTAGATCCTAAAACATAATTACTCTCTAGTTAAAATTACACCTACCTGGAGCAAAACTAGACCACAGACAGTGGTGGACCGGCTTTACTAACTTTACTAACCCTTGCTGTGTCAGTAATGTGTTCTAGCTGCTCCTCTGGCGTCATGTTTGGTGGGTAAGATATGTTCAGGTATTCTCCATTATCATACATGCTCTCATAGAACCtggacaaagaagaagaagagaatatATTAAACACGTCAAATCCTTGACACAACAAATTCTAGtatcatattaataattatagCACACAGCTCTGCAGCCTAAGAAACTCTGAATCACCTGTTGGTGAAAGCAGACTTGTGATCCTCAATAACAACTCCTGGGATTGGTCGAGCTCGCAGGAAACGCTGGAAGGAAGATGGCGGGAGTGGCTGAGAGAAACCGGGCTCTTCCACCGACACATTTAAACCTGTGGCAGCTGCGCGCAATTTCTTGATGAGCTCATTCACCTGAAACAAAACATggaagggaataaaaaaaatattatagtgTTGATCATCATCAGCTCAAAAgtgtaatattttacattttattgtgttttataaagggttattttattttgaatattgtTTCGCATGtcattgatttcattttaaaaacaaaatatagttttaatttcTAGTTTTCTAGAATTCTCTACACAAACCTCTTCATTGACACTGTTGTTCCTCCTCGAAACAGGATCTGAATGAAACCACAGTGTGGAGTTGGGACGAAGTCCCACCTGTGGACAGAAAATTTGGTAACCTGAGATTTATGGGTCAGATTCATAGTACTGTTTAGGTGTTTGTCCATGAACAAATAATCCTTTAAAACCTGGTATTATCACATACAAACCTGCCCAATCTCCAGTACTGAGTGCACATTGTCCAGATCAACAGCAAACTGATTCTTCTCCATGTCATACACCATCCTGGAACTGCCGATGTAGTCAAAGGTTTCCTGGGGTCAACAgtcaaacaaaatattaagaatTAAAGCAAGAAGCCTGATAGTGTAATGCAACAAAACCCACATATACATTTATCATGTTGATTAAGCTTAATGGTGATTAGAATGATGTGTAAACAACTGACCCCTTGAAAGAAGGTGTAGAGGATGGTGCG
The window above is part of the Anabas testudineus chromosome 17, fAnaTes1.2, whole genome shotgun sequence genome. Proteins encoded here:
- the ncstn gene encoding nicastrin produces the protein MDLLSNKWIINLLVCCFYLGVRCNSVEKKIYVHLNYKIPCVRLLNATHQIGCQSSLSGNVGVLHVLESEENLDWVLRSGPNPPYMVILEYRLFTRSIMMKLKNGSGRVAGVAVVAPNTNPAAGFSPHNTCPNENTGVYTEKYDPTMAHCNVTVWNPLGNGLSYEEFDFPIFSLKDDNETQVIRQCYYDHNHVVNGSAPQYPLCAMQLYSHMSAVTDTATCMRRNDINFSLNPDMVCDPLGDFNVWASTRPINNTAKGHKNGESVVIAAARLDSRSFFFDIAPGAESGVSGFVTLLAAAHALRNVTQEAHLNRTILYTFFQGETFDYIGSSRMVYDMEKNQFAVDLDNVHSVLEIGQVGLRPNSTLWFHSDPVSRRNNSVNEEVNELIKKLRAAATGLNVSVEEPGFSQPLPPSSFQRFLRARPIPGVVIEDHKSAFTNRFYESMYDNGEYLNISYPPNMTPEEQLEHITDTARALTEVATMVARALYAQAGGAESQLSSINADPQIVTQMLYSFLVQSNNSWIQQLMTSDYANHLTDRPANLYVGVAVQQSEPTYLVQHLLANLTGSTVNATQDNCKNQRMDPDDKDSKHLYYYFWVQGAAPPNSTERQGFCVRSTVRLSKALSPAFDLHQYTSTDYSTWTESRWKPITGRIFLVASHDLEMLTLGVGIGILLTSLLLTYFFSSKAEILFSSGREPATATY